Proteins encoded by one window of Maliibacterium massiliense:
- a CDS encoding metal-dependent transcriptional regulator: MLESGENYLETLYMLHRKTGRVRSIDVASALGYSKPSVSRAMSILRREGFVDMAPDGTLRLTEAGQARAAAIYERHRYITAFLVETLGIDAAQASQDACRIEHIISENTYQQMKKRVAHPDVGR; encoded by the coding sequence ATGCTTGAATCGGGCGAGAACTATCTGGAAACCCTCTATATGCTGCACCGCAAGACCGGCCGCGTGCGCTCCATTGACGTCGCTTCTGCGCTGGGCTATTCCAAGCCCAGCGTCAGCCGCGCCATGTCCATCCTGCGCAGGGAGGGCTTTGTGGATATGGCGCCTGATGGCACCCTTCGCCTCACCGAGGCGGGGCAGGCCAGGGCGGCGGCGATTTACGAGCGCCACCGCTATATCACCGCCTTTTTGGTGGAGACGCTGGGCATTGACGCTGCGCAGGCGTCGCAGGACGCCTGCCGCATTGAGCACATCATCAGCGAAAACACCTACCAGCAGATGAAAAAGCGCGTCGCCCACCCGGACGTGGGGCGGTAA